In the genome of Passer domesticus isolate bPasDom1 chromosome 2, bPasDom1.hap1, whole genome shotgun sequence, the window TTACAAGACAGCAGCAATGTGACCCCTGTTTTAACCTAGAAAGTTGACTGCCTATCACATCAGTAGTACTGATGATGTTACACAGAGCATCCCAGGAAACAGAAACAGTGCTGCAGCGTGGTCATGACCGTAACACTATACCAGCAGGGACTCAACATTCCTAATTGTTCACAACATGGGTGTCTGTTAGGTAGCTGTGTAAACATACATTATATCAACAAAAATCTAATAGATATGGTCAAATACATACAGAATTGAATGGGACCTATACAATGCAATGATAATAATCAAGACAAGGGTTTGTTGGGGTTCTTTTTAAGTATCTGAGAAACGCCTTTAACAACAAGTTTAACAATGAGGATATCGGGACGAAAAGGTTCACCATTAATGCCTCCAGCTGGAGAAAAATTGGCTGGAAGGGACagcaaaaaagccaaaaaccaGAAGCATGgatttcctgaaaaaaaccacgGTCCAACGTGAAAGCATTTCTTTCAACAGTTTTGTAAAAGTTGAGTATGTGTTGTGAGAGCTCCTCTGAGGTGCCAAACACCTTCATCTCTCTTTGCTGCCAGTGGAAGAGGAAGGTGCTTGGCTGGAACAGGGTGAAATCCCATAATTTGTCACAGCTTGTGTGACTCTTGAAACTTCCCTTATTCTGAATTACTTAAGACAGGAAATAATCATATGCCCTGCGGCTAATGTGGTTAAACTGGAAAAACCCTTTAGTGATGAGATggcagatagatagatagatagatagatagatagatagatagatagacagatagatgCAGACAGAGATATAAGATTATTCACACTCTTTAGGCTCAGTTTATAAGGTTAAATCAATCTCATTTATGTATATCTTGGATTCCACCAGAATGATTTAAAAGAAACACACTGGTTTAAAAAATTGCCAGAAAGAGGTGGGTAAGGAATTGGCATTTTCATCATAAAtcaatttgaaatgaaaatattctgcTTACAGTCATTTCTCTCAAAgtctcttttgttttcttttttatgggATTCATACCTCATGCACAATTCCCATTTTCTAGGTGTACCCCGACATGTGGTGGTCCAATTTCATACAGGTGTGTTGGGACAACTTACAAGGTTTTGCATTTGTCCACCACTTAATCTGGCATGAAATTGCTCAGGTTTGTCAAAATTGGTGTAAAATAACTGAAACTGAGTACTAGTTTTGAAAGGGTAGCCAAGCTGCTTAGACAGATTCAAATCCCAGCTGACTTCAGATGACTGTGAAGTCGGATGGGTTCAATTAAGTTTTATTGTGTTAGTCTGCACAGTGTTATAACTTGTGTGGAGGGAATCAGAGCATGATAAGCTCTGAGTCAGTCTACAGCTGACTGTTCAAAGCACCCCATAACCATACGAGCTGGGATGTGAGAAAGGAGGCACACGGAGCAGAAAGCAGACAGCTCTCCTACCAGGACAGGGATGAGAGTAAAAATGAAGGCTATTTCACTTTGGCTTGTAACATGCACAGCTGTTTCTAGTGCCTTTCTCTTCCATCCAGAAAAAGACAATGAAGAAGATGCAAAGCTTGTACAGGTAATTGTCCATATCTGGGATCTATTGAGCCCTCTATTTTTAGACCTGTTCTGTGTGTTCCACTTGCACAGCAGCTTGCTGCATTTCTGAGACAATGCTATCGCATAGAACTCTGTTGCTTGAACTTTATTAAAGTAGGTTAAATCTGTACAAACTGGAAATGTCAAGTGAATAAGAGTGAGGACAATGTTGTCTGTTTCTATTTAGCTATGATCCTCATGAAAACATCTGTTGTGCTCCAAAAGCGCAGGAAGGTTTTGCCAGCAACCTACACAAACAACATCAGTCCTAAGGTATTTATTTGTTCAAGAAACAGATCAAAATGTGAAACATgccactattttttttttttcgctAGAACTACTTGAATAAATTCTATGCTGTTGAGCCAGATCCAAATCAACTTGGATGGAAAATAAATGCTGAATCCGCAGCtgaaaaacttcagaaaatgcAACAATTTTTTGGTTTGAAAGTGACTGGAAAACTGGATAATGAGACATTGGAAATGATGAAGAAACCCAGGTGTGGAGTTCCCGATGTAGGTCTCTATGGTTTCACTCTGCCtggatggaaaaaaaccaaactgacaTACAGGTAATTACTTTTTGAGTTTAAATTTTAGTTTTGTGGGTATCTGAATttgttatatttaaatataacttCTATAGCAATTGTTTCCTGTTGGGAATACAAAAATGTTTCTCTCTCCACAGCTGTTAGCTATGCATGCTCCTGAGACGAATTTCTGAAGATCAAGCTGGGTATTTTGCATTTACTGGTTCAACCATAGTATTTTGCTTGTCATGTATCACTCCTGACAAATATTCTGTAAGCCAAACAGAAACATCAATTGTATCCTGTACAAGCCTCATTATCTTTAGCGTTTGATGAGATGACAGTGTCAGAAACCTGAGGAGGTAACTTTCCTCATGCTCAAGTAGCAACCTCCTGGCTAAGGCccattttaagaaaaaactgATAATGTGTACACaactattattattaaaaagaCATATTGGACAGTTATCACATACTCAAACACACTCAGTTTTCCCTTATCAAACTCACCCAGATCCACATGAATCTTGGGAACTATTTGTTTACAGGTTATACTGTTTCTTATATTTTCTGTTAATCTTCTCAACCATattaggattttcttttttcttcaaatactAAATATTATGCTTGAATTCTCTTAACTGTAGAATTGTGAACTACACACCAGATATGAGAAAGGAGGATGTGGATAAAGCAGTTGAGAAGGCATTTAAAGTGTGGAGTGCTGTCACCCCACTGATTTTCACTCGCATCCATATGGGAATAGCAGATATAATGATtgcttttgggaaaaaaggtaaaatgAATACTGCACACAATgataaaattaactttttagaaattttttaattaattatttttcaataataATAACCAAAGCTCAGTGTTGTATCAACTTCTTATGATTTAGTTCATGGACATTGCCCTCGCTATTTTGATGGACCCCTTGGAGTTCTTGCTCATGCCTTTCCACCTGGCACTGGTTTAGGCGGTGATGTACACTTTGACGAGGATGAAGACTGGACCACAGGCTCAGCTGGTAGGTTCAAAAAAGGGTTTGTAAAGTGTTATGCAGATGAATAAATTTCATTGTGATTTTATTTAAGTGAAGGAAGAGACTAAGATGAAACATTGCATTAACTACAAGAGCAGTTTGAGGGTATGGCAGGCTGTCCTACAACAGGGATACTTACAATGACATAGACATAAACACCTTGATCTTCTCTAGTCCTTAATTAGCCCTGATAAAAATACCAACAGGACAATCCTTTTTAGGTGGGAATGCCATAGACACAGCCACTCTTACCTGGGGGTTAGTGGTGGCCTGGAGTTTCACAAGCCTTGATAAaagctttctcttttccccttctGGTGCACACCAAGCCTGGCACTACTATGGCCTGTGCTTTGCAGCAGCCCTCAAAACACATCCCCACCATCTAAAAATCAAAGGACATCCCCACCATCAGGGATAATGAAGAGTCTTCACTAAAAACTCCAGAGTAGGTTCAACAACAGGCAGCAGAGAAGGGAGCACTGAGTGCCCAGCCCCATTCTGCCTGGAAcgtctgctctgctcagcctccAGGCTGGCCGTACAGCACGTACTGCCTCTGACAGGTCCATCAGCACACAGGCACATTGCCCTCTGCTACTTTAGACCCTTTTCTCACATACTTTTTGAGATGGAAAGCTGCAACAAGAGGACTGAGGTCAGGAAGAGCAAGGAgctaatgaaaagaaaaagtgctGTAAGGCTGCTGCACAAGGAGGACGCTGTGGGTTTATGgtggtggaaaaaaaagagaggggtGAGTACTGGACATGTCACATGATTAAATGTCATGTTTTCCCCATACTGGGACTGAATGGGTCAACCacaatttttctgctgttcctcagcagcacagctccagcagccagaCATTGCAGAACTTGGAGCGCTCAGAAGACTCGTGAGAGGGGAGGACTGACTGGAAATATGTGTGGAAAAAATGAGActttattttgtttgggtttttgagaAATGAATGTCTTGGCTTCAGCCAGCCTTTCTTGGGCAATAGATGAGCAGTCCTCTCCTCTGCCACAGACTTGTGGTCTTCATTAAATCTGTTGACATTTCTGGATCTTGGTCTGCAGGGCAGATGATCATTCTCCCCTAATTCAGAAAGGCATGTTACTTGGAGGGACGCATGTTGAAggaaattctatttttatttctttgttgtgTTAACATATGTCACTAGTAATAAGCATGCAGAagcataatattttaaaaattcattttgtttCATAAATCTCTAAAGAAACCATATGCTTTAAAGTCCCAATGGTATAAAGGTAAAGCATTCTgctaatgttttatttttccttgtctACTCATGATCTCACCTTTCTTTCTCAGGTTTGTAGGAGGGAGAGTGACACACAGAGTGACACTTTGATACCTGCGGTGAGCACAGAGTGTGTCCTCCTGCCTTGCCCTGGAGAGCTGTTAGTTTGATCTGACTCACTATCTAATCTGTTCTACCTCAGCCAGGAAACCCTGCCAGGACATTCCAAAGAGCTGCACCCACACTCACCCCCAGATATCtactcacacacacactttcAGTAGCTAACAGAAAGCAAGAGGGTCAAAAGTCTCTCCCTTCTAGTGGGGGGAGACCATATCTTGTCCTATACAAAAATATGTTCACCTAGATGCATTCCCTAGTGAACGTCCATATATTGTAGGAAAACTGCTACTGAGCAATAGCCTGATGCTGTGATTGTATCAGCCATTTATTGAGTAAAGTTtgactgatctcttctctctatCCATTTCATAAGGGTTCAACTTGTTCCTTGTTGCTGCTCATGAGTTTGGCCATGCCTTGGGTCTCTCCCATTCTAATGATCAGAGGGCTCTCATGTTCCCCAATTATGCCTACATCAGCCCCAGTGAATTTCCCCTCTCTCCAGATGATATAAGTGGCATTCAGTCAATTTATGGTGAGTAAAATCCATGGCTTTAAGAAAAAAGGTAAGCAGAGGAGAAATAATCTCTTTCACAAAATTTCACCATAAACTTCATCATATTCGcataatgttaaaaaaaaaaaggcaaggtGTGGAAACCTTAATATTTCTACAATTTGGTGTAATCTTTCCAAAATTTCTCCCTCAGGATCCCCACCAAATGCCCCAGATAAAAGGCCGACCACCCCTACCTCACCTAAAATCTGTGCCTCCCAGATGTCTTTTGATGCTGTAACTACACTCCGACAAGAAGTCATTTTTCTAAAGGGCAGGTAAATACTGATATGACATTTGTCTGCATGGGGTTTAATTTTTCTTGATTTATACAAAGACTGAGTACTTTCATAGTTCACATGTTTACAGGATTGCCAATGAAACAAATGGATTTCAATTCATGGAAATAAAAGTTTTAGCAGATATTAGTTATATCCATATTTTTATAGGAATCCCTGAAAAAACATgattcatttttttccagaaaacacCTCAATCCCAATGAGACCTTACTCCCAAATGTATAGATGCTTACACTGAGTATTGACTTGACTTGAGTTAATGATGCAAACATTTCCAGACAATCGCATAaaggtttggtttggaaggtacctcaaagatcatctagttccaagcagggacacttcccactagtccaggttgctcagatccccatccaacctggccttgaacatttaaTTAAgtgtttaattaattttattaattaaatttaaatagaaacaaacaaactagGAAATAAGTATGTTTGACCATACAGTTGAGCCAATCTCTCCTCCAATCCCCTCTGCAAGCCCAAAATCATCTGGGGAATTAATCTGCTGAAGAGGTTACAGTAAGCCCTATCTGGGCTGCTACAACCCTCTTACCATACAGTACAGGGACAACTTGAAATATTCAGCTGCTTATAACTGATCATTTATCAATCAGCATCAATTAAATGCCAGAAtaaacacagaataaaaaaccaaacacttcCCAGTGCAGGGAGTTATTTCCTTTCTGACACATCAAGACAGGTAGCTCCACTGACAAGAAAGAGCTTGTAAGTCACAATGTTGCTCACCTTCTTTTGCACATACACAAGTTTCTGTGGTTTGTTATGTACTACAAACCTGTTTCGTACTTAAATCAGGCACTTATGGAGGGTATATCCCGATAACTCAGAAGCTGAACGTGAATTAATTTCTGCCTTCTGGCCAAATCTGCCTCCTGGTATTGAAGCTGCATATGAGAACACAAAAGATCAGATCCTACTTTTCAAAGGTGAAGTATGAGattttctctaattttttcttaatttaagtATGTGGGtaaaaggcaaatattttaatttgtcttAACAGGCAACAAATTCTGGGTTATCAGCGGATATCAGGTGTTGCTTGGTTATCCAAAGAATATCAACACACTGGGCTTTCCTAAAGGTGTCAAGAAAGTTGATGCAGCTGTTTGTAATAAAAATACAGGGAAGACAGACTTTTTCATAGGTGACAAGTACTGGAGGTAAGAAGaattgaaaaatgttttcctatTAATAACTCAAATATAAtctgaataaaaattaaagtgAACAAGTCATAAAAGAGAAAGTACACCTTTTAGGTAACTGTAGGTTCCCTCTAAAGCCTATTCCCAAACTGGCATGAGTGATTCTTGATACCTAAAAAGCAGGCAGGGGAAGAAAGAAGTCAGCTTTAGGAAGTTAAAAGATTCCTTCTGTGTGCAAGGACAGTGGCTGCAAAGGTCTTCCCCAGAAAACCAGGGCAAGAGTGGTTCACGCAGACTTTATTGTGACTAATGTGGGGTTCCTCAGTGATACATGCAGAGTCATCTGGATTTTGAGATTCCTGTGGTTtcctgttttttggttttgattaaTTTGGGTAGAGTATTTACAATATCTTGCATTGTTATTTTACTGCCTTGGTCACAAGACAACAGCATGCAAGAAAACCACAACACACATTTCTTACCTAGTAACTCATTCTCTCAGCCTCATATGCctgtcaaaaatatttcttgtatCCAAGGAGAAGTGAAACAAAggctttgtttgcttgttttgagttgggtttgtttgttttttttttttttttttttttttcccctgagagTGTTCCTCAAATCTGGAAGAACATTTAGGTTCTCCTTTCTTTTTAGTCCTATCTCATAAAAATTGTCCTGGGTCACATAGGAAGAACTTGATGTATTAGAAATAAGCCAGCTTCCTTGCCTCCATCTAAATCTTTCAGCTAGTAAAGGACTATATACAATATCTTACTGAAGT includes:
- the LOC135294312 gene encoding matrix metalloproteinase-27-like; translation: MRVKMKAISLWLVTCTAVSSAFLFHPEKDNEEDAKLVQNYLNKFYAVEPDPNQLGWKINAESAAEKLQKMQQFFGLKVTGKLDNETLEMMKKPRCGVPDVGLYGFTLPGWKKTKLTYRIVNYTPDMRKEDVDKAVEKAFKVWSAVTPLIFTRIHMGIADIMIAFGKKVHGHCPRYFDGPLGVLAHAFPPGTGLGGDVHFDEDEDWTTGSAGFNLFLVAAHEFGHALGLSHSNDQRALMFPNYAYISPSEFPLSPDDISGIQSIYGSPPNAPDKRPTTPTSPKICASQMSFDAVTTLRQEVIFLKGRHLWRVYPDNSEAERELISAFWPNLPPGIEAAYENTKDQILLFKGNKFWVISGYQVLLGYPKNINTLGFPKGVKKVDAAVCNKNTGKTDFFIGDKYWRFDENSQSMEKGFPRLTIDEFPGISQRVDAVFQQKGLFYFFHGSKQWEFDPIAKKVIREMKSNSWFHC